DNA sequence from the Plasmodium brasilianum strain Bolivian I chromosome 4, whole genome shotgun sequence genome:
aaagaaaattaactATAAAAATCTGTTATGGAATTTTTaacttaatataatttttaaaaaacttttattaaaataaaataatttgaatttattcataaatattcaaaatacacaaattaactattgaatataataattaaatgatttctatattaattattttaaagaaaaaaataataaaaataaaatacaatattcattaatttatatatatattcagtttatagagaatatatagaatatcggtaatttattattctctATATCAAAGGGATAATATctaattttaactttttaaaaatgcttTAGAAAAActtgttattattgttaaaaaatattaattgtaataattatataataagttaaaagataaatgaagaaaaggaTACTTTGAATACTATTCTCTGatgcatttattatattacttttgttctcttattttctataatgtatataaaaattataatatatatcatgcTATCAAAtctataaaaacatataaattttaaaagtaaataaactaatatatttttttttctgtataatttttgaaaattataatatctaAACTTTACTCATATTGTTAGCAAAAGAAATGTTTATAAACAACTAGAGCTCagttttcgttttttttttaattaaaaatatgtaatcagaaaattttttaatataatataataaaaaaaagaaaagaaagaaagaaacaAGAATTCTAGTATTAAATAGATTATTATTGGAATAACATTAGttcaataatttatatctCTATTCAATCAATAATGAAAAggcatataatttattcttgTTTTATTGTATCGTAGATAgaatacaaatttttataaaatgaatttatttaaaaacgactaaagaagaataatagaacagtatatatatatattctttctcttattaataaataattaaaaaaaaataataatattaatattttacatagaATTCCTTCTAGAAGATGATATGGCactagaatatttttattatttcatagcAATATTCCACACCCTAAAGCataaaacttttatatacatatgaatcATTTTTGCAGAAAGGATAGATTATAATAAAGTATTATAGTatttaatgttaaaaaaaaaaaaggaataaagaaaagaaaaaggttTATATTTGCTTCTAACAATAACTTATGTATGAGGGGTTATATGCAGATTTTACCTCCTATattgaagtaaaaaaaaatttaatatatatacaatataaatttatagtgatttatgataatattaattaaattatattatttatttcattaaaataatatctttttaaatatatttttaaaataaacacgctatatatattctaagtATAATACTTAAGATAGTTGGGCATATTCTGTACAAtatatagaatttttttttctttatgtttaataatatgattatattattctgaatttttagaattaataattttttagattACTTAACATTCATTACCcaagttattttttatttttaatgtaatatattaaaatttattaaatgttctcaagttaaaaaattgtgTATCAACatagaaatttatatatcCTGTTAACATTATAACTTTAGGGTAATTACGcttaagaatataatatatatatattttttcactttttttaaaataaaaaaaactaaaattgatttaatatttttaaatccataaaaaataataatgtatattagGAAATAAGGCAGATAGGTAATTGCTATTAGTTCTTTATTCATTCTTACATGTGTTCTAATTAtctataaattatatgacatatttataatttcagcattccttttttatatcaatttcattattatccATTTTTATACTTAATCTTTTctaatgtaatttttatttacagaTATGTAacaagatttatttttcatattataaacGTGTCCAAAATTCTCGGACTATTCTAAGAATTCCTAGTTGTTTAAGTTTACCTATTTTTCTATCTGTATACAGttcattatttcattaaatatacataatatatttaacaattatggaatgttttaatttattatttaatttattttctttttttttgtttattgttCATACTTAACAATTTATCTCTTctgaaatattatatataaaaaaaatgaactaatttttggatatatttatttttacttaataaacttaattaattaatataaggtatataaatacacaatATTCATCTATAATTTtggataaaattttttgttattacaataaaatttatataattataattattatatgttttgtGTTTTCCTATGAGTACATactacaaataaaaattaaagtaataTAACTAACAACTGATTTATTAGTAATGAAATGTTAACACTAAcatcataatttatttcctATATATGTAGAGTTTCATTATATAGAAGAAATGcacaaaattaaaactaatgcctcaaaaataattaataaaagtatattataacaaatggataacataataaattttctttgtatatatatttcctttctattttcattatcttgtttaatatatatcattcaCTGAAATATTtccgtaaaaaaaaaaaagtatatatatataaatatgatgcATGAGTAGAAGTAAAAacgtaatgaaaaaaatattctctacgaatattttagtaaaaatattagctCCCATTAAgactaaataaaaatatatataattatacatttaaaagatattaaGATGATTAAGGAATCGCAATAACATTATgctgtatatataatttataacttcaacaatgataataaattttgttcatttaaaatatttataagaaaGCAATAGAATTattcattatcatttttatactttctttatataaatattattacttatttttattaatactatataggaaagaaatatatgaaaaatatagagagaattgaaaaatacaacataatttattataataattattgtatttacaaagaataaattacatgttatgtacatatatttgtaatataatatatatgctgtatgctgtatattatatatatatgttgtaattaaatttgtaactatattattatatatcctgaaatataaagatttctaatatattttttcctatatatttaaaattattttagaaacattattatagaattttcaattcatattaattattacaacaaatgattttttcttttgatatttaatgaaataatgctagaatcaaaaaattataataacaaataaagcATCTGATAGTTTAAATTATAGTGCttcttataattaaattcaGTAGAATTagcatataaaattattagttatatattatagagAATAACATAATTAATAGAATTATATCTTATAATACTTTCTTAGGgaaatatgaaatttataaaataaaatacgatATATTcaccatatatttttttttaatctataatataatataatataaaatttactaatataatatgttcaatgtatcattaatattaatgtcttatattaataagtgtaaaaattcttttttcattatttatgtgttatttatattctcattatattatttatttttccttttacaGCTTAATGAAATATTCCAAGAATTAATCTTTTCCTTTCTCAAATcagtttaaaaataaattaccaATTCAGCATTACAAGTAAATTACTAAATTGCTAATGAATGATAACCTATCCTAATTCTTCCGTCTTCTGAATGTGAAATCCCATTTTCagcaaatattattaataattcacGTGATTCTTCGGTAATTATgtcctttattatttttttttttttttatttaggtGACTATGAATTCAGTGTCCCATGGGActgaattataatataaaatgaaaagcaatgaaatatgtttatatatatataacaacaataatattttaatgaaaataaagtgcaattttgttcttaattttcatatttattaacgataattcttatataaacttatacaaaaaataaaaaagtaataacaaaaattccCCATATAGTAAAACCAACAGAAAAAGCAGTTGTTAATTCATTTGAAATATAACAGTTTTAAGTAGATTCACTTCTTGTACACTTTTCCTCACTATCTATATTCGTTTctaattttcttataatttcTGAATGTGTAgctcatataattttattttatattcacaTTTAGATcctgcatatatataaccttttattttttcttttaaccATGCATTTAATACAATAAGGTACTCATGATCACTAAAACTATAACTAATTAATGTAGGCATCATATTTCTCTgtttacaaatattattaagcttatattcaatattatatatattaatatgtgtTTCCTTTAAATGGTTTAATAAATCAAATTATCATGTAGTACCATCAAGTTTATAATCTTGttcaaatatacaaattattttttttttcttagttGCTCCTAAATTctgaaaagtaaaaaaataaaataatatgaaaataagacaataaaaatatattaaaaatttaaagaaattacATATTCATTATAGCTTTCAAATTAgtttgtataaattattaggTAAATTAAGTACATAAATGCATTTTATAAcaatctttaaaaaattccactaaatgataatatatcgACAATAAGATATTTTAGTATTCccctatatatttatttaaattatatgttaaaaacatatctacatttacatattttattataaagttcaaaaaattaatatataacgtttttattaatacataaatttttattaaatattaacaatgaaataaatagacataacatttttaataatacttcATTTAATAATTGGAACAAGTCAAAACAgtttttgttataaaaattttaggaaatctaatatttttatagtttttgttataacaacttataatatataacttaaagaataaataattttttatataaatattgaacTAGAATATCACCTACAGtgaaatgttattttttctaataaatttaCTTGAAGTATATTTCTTAGATaccatataataataataataaagcatatatatttttctttttagtaataatttCTGGATAACCAAAAACATATACTAATAGTTAATCAgattgttttaatttaacatttattataacataaatGGAAAAGAACGAagcaattataaatatattatataaatgtacttataataataaaaatattatataaaataagaaatgaattattctattgtttttttctcctactatcatgtattattttaaaattttattcatccatatttttctatccctcaagtatacatatatttaaactgTAAATGATATTACCCAATTAGTTTACcattcaaattattttacatttttatttgtatatggaatttattaatttatagcTTAACATAACATAAATGTTttgttagaaaaaatattgcaaaaaCACTAGTACAcaatttgttttgttttaattatataattttagaattgtaatattttaaaaaataggtgaattaataaaatatattaaattccttaaaaaaacacaaagaaataaacattttcttCTTCGCTTTATTGtagtaataaatttttataatatattaaacataaaattcatcaagataaatataataatattatatacatttaactTATGAAAATTTACAAGTATTTAAAGTACCCACTTTTCACTAgaatttaaagaaattatgaatattgtGCAATTTCATGTTATATTTCTCTAAATAGCCGTtctaattaatatatgacaAACAACAATAAATGTTcactaaatatatacacatatataaaaaaattatgaaacctaaaatgttataacctaaataatgtacatacatattgaGGTACAGATgaactaataaaaaataatatattaaattactaACCCAGTAAAacaagtaataataatataaatataatataataacttAAACATAGTTTATTGgtaatttatatacacatacaaataaaaaaataaataaattataaatgtatatatttttacagtaCTTATacagaataaattataaagacgaacaataaaaaaaataaaaaactatccatattaaggaaaatataaataattttaaaagattttatttagattaaaattaaaaaaaatataattctcaTATTACGTATTAAGagtttttacatatatatattatcaaaaagataaaattactGTATCCTAATATATAAGcattcaatatatatatatccaagAATTAccctattttttattctttatatgtatttagaAATGCTCTTACgtaattttacttattattacccttgtacatatttttcaataatttaCAGTAAGTAACTAATactgttaaaataaatattgaaaCAAATATTGTAAGGGATAATGTGGCAGAAAGGCCTTCTAAAATATTATCCTTTGTTAGCATTAATACCACCAATGTAGCAATACTGGACAATATAACTGGAGTAATAACAAGAATACGCCTTAGAAATTTTTGTGCAAATTCACACTTAACGTTATTTACTTCTTTGTATTCATTATCAAGTGCTTTTACCATTTTAACATTATATGTATCATCTAATCCTTTTTTAGGTTTAATAATGGATGGTGATAcgtttttttccttttttgacGATTTTCCTTCTAATTTTCTATGCCGTCCTTtatagttattattatttgatgTATCAGATGACActttaaagttttttttagacattttttttaaaggtaTGCTTCCATTGGGGCAATGTAAACCTCcttcttcatttaataatCTGTCTATTCTTGCATATAATGGATTACTTAGAtcaattttcttaatatatgatattccATATGTATTTGTCTAAAAATATGAGCAAATATttgatattaaataaaaatataactatttttgcatgaataaaatattaatttttaaaattaaaatgtattattacaaaaaaatgtatagaaATTGTTAAATATAGCAATTATCCTACCTTGTATGAATTCTGATATGTTCGTattaaaagggaaaatgCGCAGAatttaatgaagaaaaagaatttattagCTTGTATCATCATGTCAAAATTATTTACCGCCGCTAAAACTTAttctataataaaattattatttatatatttataaagcTTTTATTCAGTAGAAGATAgattataattcttttttattgtttctgccacatatatattttataaattgtatatattatataattataacatataattaaatgtataaagagaaaaaaaaatttaaatgtaattaGTAAATTTtctatgtaaatatattaaaatgatataaatggAATAGTTTCTAAAAGAACATTGAATGGTACATAATTAATGCAATTAGACTTGCTGTAAAGATAATTTACTtggaaaaaatttacatatattttatttgcatattatttaaatcgTTTGGTTAATTCAGTTAGGTAATTggataaaatttaataaaactatataatataaaatacataaattcgtcttttaaaaaatattatttttaatatcttgGTTAcgattaaaataataaaaaatctttttaagTTAACTAATgtcttataaaaattatttttaaaataatttgctATAAGCAGAATAAttagaacaaaaatatagatataccGTAACAATTATTTAATGGAATTTAATTAATCGGAAGTATCAACAATGTCAgctttttgtatattttgtgaaaaaacaattaaaagtCTGATAGATATGAATTATACGACATTTAAACGAGGTTACTTTTATTGTCATAtaagataaattaaattttaattttttaataatatatatgacatAATTTTCTTGCTCTCTGACTTTTTTCATGgcttttaatattaattgaatatatttaataatacaacagtttacaaattaatattaaaactgAATACATGAACAGACAAATGTTCTTTTCTAATAATCgttctattaaaaaataaaatataattaataaaaaaaaaaaatcaacgaatattaaaaaattattacatgcTAGTTTaatcaatatttataaataattaattaactGACACTTTAATAATACTTAAGATGCAATTGTTAGCCATTTTACCTTATAatatcatacatatattaagttGAGAAAATGACTTCATATAGATATGTTTAAACGATTAATCGAAATATaagaatgaataaatacatgtcccattatatgtaataaaggaattaatactaaaattatatacattatttttaaatatagtattaaaacagttttatattttgtgcaatttttattcatatgcTATTATTTACTTATGTTTCTTGAAGCGTTATGAATATATCCTCTTgtttattatgtaatttttctacataaaaaattgataGTTAGAAAGTAAATtctttacttatatatttattaagttagtaatatatcaaatatagtaatattttataacttttttcatatatatatatatatatgctttgtaataataacttttttatattttgatgcttaaatatatatcactcaatatataaaatatttcatcatttcatttttaatatatatatatatatattaattatataataaatatcataaaaatataggcatatatttattctataaaatattctatgATTAAATCTGATGatgaatgtataaaaatttaatgaaaataacttttatatgtaaaactctataataaatacacttattatatatttattttaaatattatgaatttcTGCAAATTTCTTTATGAAAATAAGTGTGctatgtattattaaaaaaaatttctttttaaaaacattaaaattttttagtatttaaaaaacattttaatgtgacgtttttatgaaaaattgttaaatatataaaatacatgtatatttatgactgtacataatatttattagcTTTTTCCTGTCAGATCGTTTAATgcaaaacaataaaatttaacTTTATTTGAGATTAAGGAATTTCTAGACttcgttttttaaaataaatcgGTAATGCGGATGATACacaacttaaaaaaattctcttatatatgtattttatatgtacaatattattttaaaaaacattaataataatactgttatttttatcctGTCAAAAATAAGATGTCATATGGCTCTGTCATAAagttaaataacaaaaaatttgagaaaaattacattgaaattttttattattttatacaattataacatctatttataaaaaataatttcaatatattcttccttttttctcgAGTAGctatataacataatacatataataatataatataaaaaaagaggagaGAAATTTAATAGTACATTTTTTTgcttcaaaaatattttattataataataaaaataagataaataatttcaGTATAAATATGATTTACATCTtattacttaaatattttaacacctataataatatactacAGAAAAATAACGATATATCATAAGTTAATATTCTATAATTCTTACATAGACTGTTGTACTAACTATAAAAAAGTTGTATATATAgatttagaaatatattattatccaAATTAAAGAGatataatatcataaaaatgtttttagaaataatttaaaataatgatcatatatacttattacccaaaaaatatttttatcgcACAATTtaggtaatatatatttagaaataaaaaagaatatatatcatcTTCTAAGAATAAAGAACGTACTCATGGATGATACATTtgaaattttgttttatcttattttttttatataaatatttagaatttaaaatatttaaatattaaattgaataaataatgtttaaacaaattaaatatataaaaaaaaaaggaatataatattaataaataacatatatatattaaaataatttttatatagaatcctaatatacattttaactTTATAATTGTGGGTATCCGGTACCCAATAATATGTTATTGAATAAtctaaaatatgtataacaaaaaaaataaaataaaaatacattttaaaaatactagTAATAcgttatttatattgtattataatcattgaaagaaattatttattaaggagtaaaacaaaatatattgcttaatatttcatatggcaatattttaatatttgatatatataaacttgttattttatatatatataaacatgtttgtatattcttttgaaacaagtattaataaaactttCTTATACATGTTCTAattcaaaaagaaaattatttataattataatatatattaaataaatgaatttcaatattcatatttcatacatttttttttcttttataatactcattttgtaattaattttctttattccaTTCCTATGTAagattatttaataaatatttcttatggGTATAATCATATTTCACTTTAACaccattttaatatattttatgtacttCCTATCTATTACTGTTGTGTATTattctaatattttatagGATTACTCTACGgtattttccatatatatagaatttacatatgtataatatcCTATCGAATCTATTATTTCCTAATAAATAGAGATCTCATATTTATAACTATGAATATCctagtttttattattttccgaAACGTAAATAATAGAAccaataatatttctttttatctgttattctttatatacgCTGTCTTTTGTCTAGGATTCATTCATGCAATTGTGCAGGTACAATACactattttctatataatattatttttcatattcttcTAGTGCTATcaaatgtacaaatataaacagttatgctaaattttttttatatatttcttcattaCTTACTTTATTCTACAatacttttacattttttaatggtTAATcatctttattttcttcattttcatttttatccaACATATTTTGATATCCCTCTGTCAATATCTTATATCAGTCCTATTTCAAATATCTTTCCACAATCATATCCTTATTTGATATCCATTGCATGCCCGAAGCTTTTTTCCTATATAGTAATGGAACACTTCCAATTGAATTTAAGATATTctcctttaatttttcattgttttttATGTAAGCATATTCTGTTTTCCATACATTTTTCAAACTATATAAccaatgttttttttctatatttcagaaaaatttttatgtccTTCCACTCATTTATTCGAtccaattttttgtttttttattgtaattgctgcttttaatattttcagtTATTAACTCACCATTTCTTAAATTATGATACGTTTAAAATTCCTCTTTTGCAGTAACTTCTaggtataattttaataattttccttACTTAAAATCCAATTTGtcatttttgaaattttcgAGTACTTCCATATGTACTACTACAATAGTTTATGCCCtgtccttttttaatttgacgtatttaaattttttatcgtTTTATGTTCATGTAATTTTCATcctcataaaatattttactaaacAATAATCCATAAGTTACAAGTTCGAACAGAAACTTCAATCCAGTAGTCCATTTCTCAAACGTACtttaatgtaattatatcGATATATTATATGGGATTACGATAGTTTACTATTATTGCGCTAATtcatatacttttataattaattcattgtatattttaattaaatatattttatttttttttttcaagtactgcgttttcttaaaaatataatattatgctAAATAGAAAAGCACtctaaattaatatacaatTGTTATGCATTCTTTTAATGCACCatattcaataaaaaaataagtgcattatttatattaatcatttttattgatttcttaatataataaaaaaagtatatcaGTTTTTATGGTATTATATTCTGATGCATGCACAATAACTAttatcataaataatattatttttcttaatttattactaagatatataaaaatatgttaatggATTCACAAAATTAAATGTCCACTATTATCATCTCAGAAgcaataaatattattatattaaattaccATAACACAATTTAAAATGatgtttaaattttaattctttaaaaattcatgttaatatataaatagatagaatactaaaatatataatatacaattaaaaatgaaagtcTACTTACTATATAAACAAACAGTGGATGCGGAATTTTTAAAGCTcctagaaaatatatataaaaatattttttaaaaataaatactttaaaataaattaaaaaaatacaattttatttgcaaatatgtatttattttatatatttcaatatataaaaatataaaatatttggaaTAGAACagataacaaaatattacaatttattatcttttataaaatatattttggattgctgaaaataaatacatatgaaaACTATAAACACAAATATTATTCCTGGAAAAAATGCGTTATGctaaatatacttatttttgatgcaaacaataatttatattatattttacattattaatatatatgcattatatgcataaaattaaatattttaatagcATACTCTGGCGTCTAATATTAACTAAAggggaaataaaataatcttattttatctaaaattttattattatgtatataaatattccaATTCACAATTATCCAATTGTTAATTCAACTTTTTTCTATAACATAAattcatacataaataattaaaaaatatataaaacataattcACAGGACATGAgattataaatttacaaaactCTAATAACtcaaaaatatactaaatataACTTCTACGTCTATTTGAATTTAAAGAAGAGCTACATTGTTATATTACATCTAATCACCTAAAGCACTCATATATACACTGCATgcaaaatgttatatttatctcttttttaattaaaccttttatatatatatatatatatttttcatttattcatttctaTTATAAAGTAtcaatttaataataactaATTGAAACGTTTTTGTATAAAGCAAAGTTATGTGCATTCacatttattactttttatttcattaaaaaaagtggAATCATTAGTATCAAAATGTTAGTAGTACTTAACTTCAATTTTgcacattttaaaatgtctctaaaacaaaattatttctattattagCACATATGCAAgtaaattttcttaataacacaaacataaaaataattttttatgcgATTATGCCATATGTATTTATCTACTTTGATTTATTGATAAttgaacatatacatatacataatttattcttaaaatacGATtccaataaaataaaaatagggTTCTTTGTTTTATGATCAATAATTACCTATGAATTTTAGTATATTTGTACAgtatattattgtattaaaaaaaagtaaatataatagtacaatatatatttataacctTTCATTATAAGATAGATTTAAGTAATTCCTACAAAAATGAATTGAAATCACATATAAGTAActaaaatgttaaatatagGCTTCTCTTATAtaggtaaaaatatttataatcctcaaaa
Encoded proteins:
- a CDS encoding hypothetical protein (Plasmodium exported protein), which translates into the protein MMIQANKFFFFIKFCAFSLLIRTYQNSYKTNTYGISYIKKIDLSNPLYARIDRLLNEEGGLHCPNGSIPLKKMSKKNFKVSSDTSNNNNYKGRHRKLEGKSSKKEKNVSPSIIKPKKGLDDTYNVKMVKALDNEYKEVNNVKCEFAQKFLRRILVITPVILSSIATLVVLMLTKDNILEGLSATLSLTIFVSIFILTVLVTYCKLLKNMYKGNNK